The genomic stretch GGATCGGTAGATTGTCCTTTGTAACGCACTTCAAAATGAAGTTCTACACGGTTAGATCCTGAATCCCCCATTGTTGCAATTTCTTGCCCTGCTTTTACCCATTGTTTATCTTTAACTAATATTTTTTGGTTATGAGCATAAGCACTGAGATAATCATCATTATGTTTAATAATGATTAAATTACCATAACCTTGTAATGCATTACCTGCATAAACAACTTGTCCTGCTGCTGCTGCACGAACAGGTTGCCCCAACTGTCCTGCAATATCAATCCCTTTATTACCGCCATCAGCATAAGAGTAAGAATCAATAATCTTACCCGTTGTTGGCCATTGCCATAATAACGTATTCATGAAGTGTTGTTGAGATGTGTTCTTCGTAGTTTGTGCTACACGTGCGGAATGTGTAATTGCAGGTGCTACATGATGACGGACTTCCTCACGACGAGTTTCAACTGATGATTCTGGCACTGGACGATAATTTCCAGAGGTTGGTAATAGCTTAATTACTTGTCCAGCATGTAAATCATACGGTGGGCGTAAATGGTTAAGGCGTGCAATCTCTTTAACATCTTGTCCTGAAATGTAGGATACAAGATATAACGTATCACCTTTATTTACAGTATAAGTGTTCCCATGATAAAAACCTTTCGTCATACGGTTATATTCTGGTTTATTTGTACGAGGATTGCGAGGAATGTAAACTTTTTTATCGGCTATAGGTTGAACAGATGCCACATCTTTGTCAGTCACGTGACTTTCATTAGGTGCTAACATTAATACTTGTCCCACATGTAAGCTGTAAGGCTTCGGTAAATGATTTAGCTTAACAATTTGATCGACTGGGATACCAGAGATATAAGAAATTAAGAATAAGCTGTCACCTTGTTTAACTTGATATTGACGAGCTTTATATGAGCCTTTCACTAATTTGTTATAATTCGGTGTTCCTTGTACAGTACGAGGAATATAGAAATTATTATCTAAAATCAAATCGTTACGAGAAGAACTCATTTTATTATATGCCACATCTGTTGGCATATTATCTGCCATTGGCAACTGCTTCACTTCTTCATTCCAGCGAGTATCTATAATTTGACTATTTGTTGTAGCCGGATTGTTTAACCCTTGATCGCCGCTACCTACATTCACAACAGGAGCAGGTTTTTGCATTGAACAAGCAGAAAGTACCGTTGCAGCAATAGGTAAAATAAATAATTTCTTCATCGATTTTTCTCCAGTAACTAAGGAGCTTATATACTCCTTCAGTCGGTAATAAGATAATTCCTATGATCTATTCCACATTCTAACATAAAATTAGTAGGGAATATATTAATAAAAATAGTAAAATTTATTCCTTTACCTCATAAAAAACAACCCCGTAACTCTTAAAAATTACGGGGTGCTTTTACTAAATTGCCATTATAAAATGACGATTATTTAGTACCATTAACAGAAATTTGAACACGACGGTTTGGCGCTAAACATTTGATTAATGCTTTACCGTGTTCTTTAGCACATTGAACAACAGGATCTGCTGAACCGTAACCATTTACTGCAACGATATCTGCTGGAAGACCTTTACCTTCTAAGTATTTTGCTACTGATTCAGCACGTTCTTTAGAAAGACGTAAGTTACCTTTTGCAGAACCGATACGGTCAGTGTAACCGTTGATTGTTACTTGTTGAGCATGAACGCTAGCGATTTGAGCATAGATGTCGTTTAATGCAGTTTCAGCTTGTGGTTTTAAAGTTGCTTTACCGAAACCAAAAGTTACGTCGCTGTTTAAAGCGAAAGTTTGGCTAACTTGTACTGGAGCAACTGGAGCTTCTTGACCGAAACGGTAAGATGCACCGAATGTTACTGCACCAATGTGTGGAGCGAAGTGAACACGGTTGTGGTCTTCATCACGTAATTTACCTACGTTATTTAACCATGAGTATTCTAGACGTAAACCTAATTCAGGAATTGGTGCATATTCTAAACCTGCAGCATATACTGGAGAAACTTTTAAGCTGTGAGTTTCGTAAGTTACTTTACCTTCGTCTTTTACTTTATAGTCAGAACGTACTAATGCAGCACCGATACGACCATAAGCATCTAAACCATCAATGATTGGGTAGCTACCTTTTAAGGTTAAAGAAGTACCGTGGTTATGCATTTTAAACACAGTATGACCTTCTGATTTATATTTTAAGCCACCGAAATAATCATAGCCTAATTCAGCCGCAAAGTTATCAGTGATTTGGTAACCACCGAATAAACCGTAAGTAAAACTATTACGATGAATACCAAGGTGTTCATCTTGATCTTGCATTTGATCAGCTAGTTTTTTAACATCGTTGTGCATTGAAGCCCAACCAGCACGCGCACCAGCGTAGAAAGTATTCGCTTGTGGTGCAGCTTGCACAGCAGCGGTAGCTAGAGCAGCTACAGCAAATGCGATTGCAGTTTTTTTCATATTATCTTCCTCTAGTAAAAATAAAGAAATTTTTTGTTTCTTGAGAAACAGTTACACTCTCTATGTGCAACTCTTATTCTACTCATTTTAAATAAAAAAAAAATAGAATCAGTTAAAAATCCTTTTTTTATTAATTATTCGTATATTTTTCAATCTAAAGATATAAAATAACTTCTCTTTTATATATAACTTACCTTATAATAATTATTTTTTTACTAAATAACCCTAATTAATCATCATCCTGATACATTCTTTTTTATGTTTAAAATCTTTTTTAAATTAATAAAAAAATAGCTTTCATATATACAAAAAAGGTTCTAATTTGTACCTTAGAACCTTATTTAACATTTAATTTAATAACAGTGATGGCATTACGATTAGTTAGCCATACCATCAGCAGTAATTTCTACACGGCGGTTTGGTGCTAAACATTTAATTAATGCTTGCCCAGTTTTATCATTACATTGAACGATTGGATCTGCTGAACCATAACCTGCCGTATGGATAATATTTGAAGAAACCCCTTGTTTTTCTAAATATTTTGCAACAGCATCAGCACGTTCTTTTGAGAGTTTCATATTGTATTTTTCAGGACCAATACGATCTGCATAGCCTGCTACATTTAGATTACTCACATTAGAATTTGCTAGTTGTGTAGAAACATCATTTAAAATCACTTTTGCATCTGGTTTCAACTGCGCTTGACCAAAGCTAAATGTCACATCACTATTTAAAGCAAAGCTTTGTGATACTTGAACTGGTGCAACTGGTGCAGATTGACCGAAGCGATAAGATGCACCAAAGGTAACCGCACCAATATTCGGAGCAAAGTGAACACGTTCACCTGCTTCATTGCGGAATTTACCTACATTATTCAACCAAGAATATTCAAGGCGTAAGCCTAGTTCTGGAATTGGTGCATATTCTAAACCCGCAGCATACACTGGAGAAACTTTTAAGCTGTGAGTTTCATAAGTTACGTCGCCATGATCTTTATCTTTATAATCAGAACGAACTAATGCTGCACCAATACGACCATATGCATCTAAGTTATCAAGGATTGGATAGCTACCTTTTAAGCTCAAAGAAGCGCCATGGTTATGCATTTTGAATGCGGTACTACCCTGATGAAGGAATTTCACACCACCAAAATAGTCATAACCTAATTCAGCTGCGAAATTATCAGTGATTTGATAACCGCCAAATAAGCCGTAGGTAAAGCTATTGCGATGAAAACCTGCGTCATTATAACCATCATCCATTTCAGATGCTTGAGCAAGTTTTTTTACATCATGATGAGTAGAAGCCCAACCTGCACGAGCCCCAACATAGAAAGTGTTAGGTTGAGGTGCAGCTTGTACAGATGCAGTAGCAATAGTTGCTAATGCTAATGCGATTGCAGTTCTTTTCATTTTAGTTTCCTCTTAAATAATTAAGAAATTACTGTTTATGAATTAGACAATACACGTTACGTGCACCTCAGATTCTACTCAAATTTCTACAAAATAAAACCCCTTTTAGATCATTTTTTATATAAAAATCTATTAATTATTAGCCTTATTAGCTAATATAACGGCTCTTTTTGGCGATTGATACCCTTCAATAGTTAATTGGCTATTATCTGGGTCAAGAAAGTCAGATAGGCTCTCATTATCTAACCAATCTGTTTTACGTTGTTCTTCCGTCGTAGTAACCGCTACATCTACACAACGTACATTTGTAAAGCCCACTTTTTCTAACCATTTTATTAAAGCAGGTACAGAAGGAATGAAATAAACGTTTTTCATTTTGGCATAGCGATCCATTGGCACAAGCACTGTATTCTCATCACCATCAACCACTAAGGTTTCTAATACCAACTCTCCGCCCTTCGCAAGCTGATTTTTTAATTGTGTTAAATGATCGAGTGGAGATTTACGATGGTATAACACACCCATTGAAAAGACAGTATCAAATACACCAAGTGGTTGCATTTCCTCAATGCCTAATGGGATTAAATTTGCACGACGATCATTGTTTAAAAATTTACGTATTGCCTCAAATTGACACAAGAATAAAGCTGTCGGATCGATTCCCACCACCATTTTTGCGCCTTCCCCTACCATTCGCCACATGTGATAACCACTACCACAACCAACATCCAAAATTAAGCGATCTTTTAATGGTGCAAGGTGGGGCAATAAGCGATCCCATTTAAAATCACTCCGCCATTCGCAGTCCACATGGATATCATGTAAATGATAAGGACCTTTTCGCCAAGGTTTTAGTTGCATTAAATGATGAATAATGCGTTGTTTCTCGCCTGAAGATAATGGCGCTTTCCCAGTCACTTTTACCGCATTTTTTAAATCCACGTCCTCAATGTCAAGCGTAGGTAGAAAATCAATTACTTTCTGCCACTTTTCATATTCGCCATGAGGTTGCTTTTCCCATTGCTGAAGCTGAGCTGGTAACGTTTCTAACCAGTGTGAAAGCGGACTTAATGCAATTTGCTGATAAAAATGTCTAAAATCAATTGGTTTATTTGTCATAAAATTACTTAAAGATGATAAAAAACCCGAATTCTACAATATTTATTCCTGTTATTCTATTTCCCTTTTAGTTAGACTAAGACGATAAAATTTTAAATTTAAAAGAATAAAAATGATGAATACTGTTGAATTATTGGTAAACGTTACCCCAAATGAAACACGTCTTGCGCTTGTTGAAGCAGGAACACTCAAAGAAATTCATATCGAACGCACCGCTAAACTTGGTATCGTGAGCAATATTTATAAAGGTAAAATCATGCGTGTCTTGCCTGGCATGCAATCCGCCTTTGTTGATATTGGACTAGATAAAGCAGGTTTCTTACATGTATCCGATATTGTTTCACATACTGAATGCGTTGATGAAAATGAAAAAAAACAATTTGTAGCAAAAGATATCAGTGAACTCGTGCGCGAAGGGCAAGACATTATAGTCCAAGTCGTAAAAGATCCACTCGGGACAAAAGGGGCAAAACTCACCACGGATATTACCCTACCTTCTCGCTATCTCGTTTTTATGCCAGAAAATAGTCACGTCGGCGTATCGCAACGTATTGAAAGCGAAGAAGAACGTAATCGATTAAAAGAACTTGTTTTACCCCTGTGCGATGAGCTAGGGGGATTT from Actinobacillus delphinicola encodes the following:
- a CDS encoding peptidoglycan DD-metalloendopeptidase family protein; amino-acid sequence: MKKLFILPIAATVLSACSMQKPAPVVNVGSGDQGLNNPATTNSQIIDTRWNEEVKQLPMADNMPTDVAYNKMSSSRNDLILDNNFYIPRTVQGTPNYNKLVKGSYKARQYQVKQGDSLFLISYISGIPVDQIVKLNHLPKPYSLHVGQVLMLAPNESHVTDKDVASVQPIADKKVYIPRNPRTNKPEYNRMTKGFYHGNTYTVNKGDTLYLVSYISGQDVKEIARLNHLRPPYDLHAGQVIKLLPTSGNYRPVPESSVETRREEVRHHVAPAITHSARVAQTTKNTSQQHFMNTLLWQWPTTGKIIDSYSYADGGNKGIDIAGQLGQPVRAAAAGQVVYAGNALQGYGNLIIIKHNDDYLSAYAHNQKILVKDKQWVKAGQEIATMGDSGSNRVELHFEVRYKGQSTDPMRYLPKQQ
- the ompA gene encoding porin OmpA, giving the protein MKKTAIAFAVAALATAAVQAAPQANTFYAGARAGWASMHNDVKKLADQMQDQDEHLGIHRNSFTYGLFGGYQITDNFAAELGYDYFGGLKYKSEGHTVFKMHNHGTSLTLKGSYPIIDGLDAYGRIGAALVRSDYKVKDEGKVTYETHSLKVSPVYAAGLEYAPIPELGLRLEYSWLNNVGKLRDEDHNRVHFAPHIGAVTFGASYRFGQEAPVAPVQVSQTFALNSDVTFGFGKATLKPQAETALNDIYAQIASVHAQQVTINGYTDRIGSAKGNLRLSKERAESVAKYLEGKGLPADIVAVNGYGSADPVVQCAKEHGKALIKCLAPNRRVQISVNGTK
- a CDS encoding OmpA family protein, which codes for MKRTAIALALATIATASVQAAPQPNTFYVGARAGWASTHHDVKKLAQASEMDDGYNDAGFHRNSFTYGLFGGYQITDNFAAELGYDYFGGVKFLHQGSTAFKMHNHGASLSLKGSYPILDNLDAYGRIGAALVRSDYKDKDHGDVTYETHSLKVSPVYAAGLEYAPIPELGLRLEYSWLNNVGKFRNEAGERVHFAPNIGAVTFGASYRFGQSAPVAPVQVSQSFALNSDVTFSFGQAQLKPDAKVILNDVSTQLANSNVSNLNVAGYADRIGPEKYNMKLSKERADAVAKYLEKQGVSSNIIHTAGYGSADPIVQCNDKTGQALIKCLAPNRRVEITADGMAN
- the cmoB gene encoding tRNA 5-methoxyuridine(34)/uridine 5-oxyacetic acid(34) synthase CmoB: MTNKPIDFRHFYQQIALSPLSHWLETLPAQLQQWEKQPHGEYEKWQKVIDFLPTLDIEDVDLKNAVKVTGKAPLSSGEKQRIIHHLMQLKPWRKGPYHLHDIHVDCEWRSDFKWDRLLPHLAPLKDRLILDVGCGSGYHMWRMVGEGAKMVVGIDPTALFLCQFEAIRKFLNNDRRANLIPLGIEEMQPLGVFDTVFSMGVLYHRKSPLDHLTQLKNQLAKGGELVLETLVVDGDENTVLVPMDRYAKMKNVYFIPSVPALIKWLEKVGFTNVRCVDVAVTTTEEQRKTDWLDNESLSDFLDPDNSQLTIEGYQSPKRAVILANKANN